Proteins encoded by one window of Rubrobacter indicoceani:
- the purQ gene encoding phosphoribosylformylglycinamidine synthase subunit PurQ: protein MTVRIGITVFPGSNCDRDAMHAVGVLGRMGAEAVELWHADADLKGVDAVVVPGGFSYGDYLRPGAIARFANVMGEVERFAADGGPVVGICNGFQVLTEAHLLPGALLQNTSLRFVSKRVRCRVERTDTPWTAACGVGEELVLPVAHNEGNYFADAATLARLEDEGRVVLRYVDNPNGSVNDIAGVCSEGRNVVGIMPHPERVSDDDLGSAEGLKILASVLVGAAV, encoded by the coding sequence TTGACGGTCCGCATCGGCATAACCGTTTTCCCCGGCTCCAACTGCGACCGGGACGCCATGCATGCCGTCGGGGTTCTGGGGCGGATGGGGGCCGAGGCGGTGGAACTCTGGCACGCAGACGCCGACCTCAAGGGCGTTGACGCCGTTGTGGTTCCGGGCGGTTTCTCCTACGGGGACTACCTGCGGCCCGGCGCGATCGCCCGGTTTGCAAACGTCATGGGCGAGGTCGAGCGGTTCGCCGCAGACGGCGGTCCGGTCGTCGGCATCTGCAACGGCTTTCAGGTTTTGACGGAGGCGCACCTGCTTCCGGGCGCGCTTCTTCAGAACACGAGCCTCCGCTTTGTATCGAAGCGGGTTCGGTGTCGGGTCGAAAGGACGGATACACCGTGGACGGCGGCGTGCGGGGTCGGCGAAGAACTCGTGCTTCCCGTCGCGCACAACGAGGGCAATTATTTCGCGGACGCCGCCACGCTCGCGCGGCTCGAAGACGAGGGGCGGGTCGTGCTGCGCTATGTGGACAACCCGAACGGCTCGGTAAACGACATCGCCGGGGTCTGCAGCGAGGGACGGAACGTCGTCGGGATCATGCCGCACCCGGAGCGTGTCTCGGACGACGACCTCGGCTCCGCCGAAGGGTTGAAGATCCTTGCGTCGGTGCTTGTCGGGGCGGCGGTCTAG
- the purL gene encoding phosphoribosylformylglycinamidine synthase subunit PurL yields the protein MDELTTKDTYTALGLSDFEYDRILELMERPPNYLELSLFSVMWSEHCGYKNSRPLLRRFPNTGPRVLQGPGENAGVVDVGDGWALAFKMESHNHPSAVEPYEGAATGAGGIIRDILAMGARPVALLDSLRFGPTEGDSSEASRNRYLLREVVRGIGGYGNAVGVPTVGGEVVFDSSYSGNPLVNAMCVGLIRIKDIVTAQATGEGNLVVLIGSKTGRDGIHGATFASDELSEESESKRSNVQVGDPFTEKMVIECCLKLLEEGLLVSLQDLGAAGITSSASEMAAKGGVGVEIETDRVPLRETGMEPWEIMISESQERMLAVVEPQRIDRVLAFTERYGLVGAVVGRVASHGELRVIHDGEIMGGVQAEHLADAPTYERDVIRPEYLDELPEVELDRLPEPDDYNEALLKMLASPNLRSKGSVYEQYDHEVQTNTVVRPGADAAVIRIKGTRRGFAVTTDGRGRHCYLDPRGGGAATVAEAYRNLSCVGAEPVAVTDCLNFGNPEKPDGYYQLGECIEGISAACEAFGTPVVSGNVSLFNETERGAIHPTPIVGMVGVLDDVGRHATPGFKREGDMVVLVGSGTSIELDGSEYLATMHGGAYGRPSAPDLKAEKKTADLIREMVRSGLIDTAHDISGGGEVVALAEMALAGGLGLRYEDGEAKRWIAARGKGRADLAFFGENSGSFVIAFPKERWERVQDALGGEYACDRVGTVAGDRFTIPGYIDLPLAGIREAYERDLFE from the coding sequence GTGGACGAGCTGACCACGAAAGACACCTATACCGCCCTCGGGCTCTCGGACTTCGAGTACGACCGCATTCTGGAGCTGATGGAACGCCCGCCGAACTACCTGGAGCTTTCTCTGTTCTCGGTGATGTGGAGCGAGCACTGCGGCTACAAGAACTCGCGGCCGCTTCTGCGCCGGTTCCCGAACACGGGACCTCGCGTGCTGCAGGGGCCGGGGGAGAACGCCGGCGTCGTGGACGTCGGGGACGGCTGGGCGCTCGCGTTCAAGATGGAGAGCCACAACCACCCCTCGGCGGTCGAGCCGTACGAGGGCGCGGCGACGGGCGCGGGCGGCATCATCCGCGACATCCTCGCGATGGGTGCGCGGCCGGTCGCGCTGCTCGACAGTTTGCGCTTCGGGCCGACTGAAGGAGATTCGTCCGAGGCGTCGAGGAATCGCTACCTGCTGCGCGAAGTCGTGCGCGGCATCGGTGGTTACGGGAACGCCGTCGGGGTGCCGACGGTGGGCGGGGAGGTTGTTTTCGATTCGTCGTACTCCGGGAACCCGCTCGTGAACGCGATGTGCGTCGGGCTTATACGCATCAAGGACATCGTAACGGCGCAGGCGACGGGTGAAGGGAACCTGGTTGTCCTGATCGGCTCTAAAACAGGGCGCGACGGCATCCACGGCGCGACCTTCGCCTCGGACGAACTCTCGGAAGAGTCCGAGTCGAAGCGGTCCAACGTGCAGGTCGGCGACCCGTTCACGGAGAAGATGGTGATAGAGTGCTGCCTGAAGCTGCTCGAAGAAGGGCTGCTGGTTTCTCTGCAGGATCTCGGGGCGGCCGGGATCACGTCCTCTGCTTCGGAGATGGCGGCGAAGGGCGGGGTCGGGGTCGAGATCGAGACGGACAGGGTCCCGCTGCGCGAGACGGGCATGGAGCCGTGGGAGATCATGATAAGCGAGTCCCAGGAGCGGATGCTCGCCGTCGTCGAACCGCAGAGGATAGATAGAGTCCTTGCCTTCACCGAACGTTACGGTCTCGTCGGGGCGGTCGTCGGGCGCGTCGCTTCTCACGGCGAACTCCGGGTCATCCACGACGGTGAAATAATGGGCGGCGTTCAGGCCGAACACCTCGCCGACGCCCCGACTTACGAACGCGACGTGATACGTCCTGAGTACCTCGACGAGCTGCCGGAGGTAGAACTCGACAGGCTCCCCGAGCCGGACGATTACAACGAAGCGCTGCTGAAGATGCTCGCGAGCCCGAACCTCCGCTCGAAAGGGTCCGTCTACGAGCAGTACGACCACGAGGTGCAGACGAACACGGTTGTCCGGCCGGGCGCGGACGCGGCGGTGATACGGATAAAAGGCACGCGACGAGGCTTCGCGGTGACGACGGACGGACGCGGCAGGCATTGCTATCTGGACCCGCGCGGCGGCGGGGCGGCGACGGTCGCCGAGGCGTACCGGAACCTGAGCTGCGTCGGGGCCGAGCCGGTCGCCGTAACGGACTGTCTGAACTTCGGCAACCCGGAGAAGCCCGACGGTTACTACCAGCTTGGGGAGTGCATCGAGGGCATCAGCGCCGCGTGTGAGGCGTTCGGGACGCCCGTCGTGAGCGGGAACGTCAGCCTCTTCAACGAGACGGAGCGCGGCGCCATCCACCCGACCCCGATAGTCGGGATGGTCGGGGTCCTCGACGATGTAGGCCGCCACGCTACGCCCGGCTTCAAGCGCGAGGGGGATATGGTCGTCTTGGTCGGGAGCGGAACCAGCATCGAACTCGACGGCTCGGAGTACCTGGCGACGATGCACGGCGGGGCCTACGGCAGGCCCTCGGCTCCGGACCTGAAGGCGGAGAAGAAGACCGCCGATCTCATCCGGGAGATGGTCCGTTCCGGCCTTATAGATACCGCTCACGACATCTCCGGTGGGGGCGAGGTCGTCGCGCTCGCGGAGATGGCTCTGGCCGGGGGGCTCGGCCTCCGGTACGAAGATGGCGAGGCCAAACGCTGGATCGCAGCCCGGGGAAAGGGAAGGGCTGACCTGGCGTTCTTCGGAGAGAATTCAGGCTCGTTCGTGATCGCCTTCCCCAAGGAGAGGTGGGAGAGGGTTCAAGACGCGCTCGGCGGAGAATATGCCTGCGATCGGGTCGGCACGGTCGCAGGCGACCGCTTCACCATCCCCGGCTACATCGACCTGCCGCTAGCCGGGATAAGGGAAGCCTACGAGCGTGACCTCTTCGAGTAA
- the purF gene encoding amidophosphoribosyltransferase translates to MANRPADPRTDYTDISSEKPKEACGVFGIYSRELSGELAQRTYFGLYALQHRGQESAGIAISDGERTTAIRDMGLVSQVFDPAKLAALESGHIALGHVRYSTTGSASWENAQPEFHGRGDVNVAVAHNGNLVNTDGLRDELTSEGFEFNSTSDTTFIAAAAVSELEKGHEEPGEAVKLAMRRMEGAYSVAMIFRDKLVAFRDPYGFRPLVIGKVEGGYVVSSETCGLDIIGAEFVRVVKPGEVVVMDDSGLTSYQAESPRSALCVFEYVYFARPDSRFDGREIAGSRQRMGELLAEEAPAEADVVIPVPDSGIMAAVGYSRASGIPYAEGLIKNRYVGRTFIQPTDGMRQLGIRLKLNPLPSVIKGQRVVVVDDSIVRGNTSRKLVELLYEAGAEEVHLRVSSPPVTGPCYYGIDMDSPDQLIGAKYSVEEIREQIGATSLAYISVDAMVAATMQPKANLCRACFDGEYPTRGTTRKFGLENAEYCATLADK, encoded by the coding sequence ATGGCGAACAGGCCTGCAGACCCGCGCACCGACTACACCGACATCTCCTCTGAAAAGCCAAAGGAGGCCTGCGGGGTCTTCGGCATCTATTCGCGCGAACTCTCCGGGGAGCTTGCCCAGCGGACGTACTTCGGGCTGTACGCGCTGCAGCACCGGGGGCAGGAGTCCGCCGGAATAGCCATCTCGGACGGAGAGCGCACGACCGCCATACGGGACATGGGGCTTGTCTCGCAGGTCTTTGACCCCGCCAAGCTCGCCGCCCTTGAATCCGGACACATCGCTCTCGGACACGTCCGGTACTCGACAACGGGGTCGGCGTCGTGGGAGAACGCCCAGCCGGAGTTCCACGGACGCGGCGACGTGAACGTCGCCGTCGCCCACAACGGGAACCTAGTCAACACCGATGGCCTGCGCGATGAGCTCACAAGCGAGGGCTTCGAGTTCAACTCCACGAGCGACACGACGTTTATCGCCGCCGCCGCCGTCTCGGAGCTTGAGAAGGGCCATGAAGAGCCGGGGGAAGCAGTTAAGCTTGCGATGCGCCGGATGGAGGGGGCGTACTCGGTGGCCATGATCTTCCGGGACAAGCTCGTCGCCTTCCGCGACCCGTACGGCTTCCGGCCGCTCGTGATCGGCAAGGTCGAGGGCGGCTACGTTGTATCGAGCGAGACCTGCGGCCTCGACATCATCGGGGCGGAGTTCGTACGCGTAGTCAAGCCCGGCGAGGTCGTCGTGATGGACGACTCGGGCCTGACGAGCTATCAGGCCGAGAGCCCTCGCTCGGCCCTCTGCGTCTTTGAGTACGTGTACTTCGCGAGGCCGGATTCCCGCTTCGACGGGAGGGAGATCGCCGGCTCCCGGCAGCGGATGGGGGAGCTTCTCGCCGAGGAAGCCCCGGCGGAGGCCGACGTCGTTATCCCGGTGCCGGACTCCGGGATCATGGCCGCCGTCGGTTATTCGCGCGCCAGCGGCATCCCCTACGCCGAGGGCCTCATAAAGAACCGCTACGTCGGACGGACGTTTATCCAGCCCACGGACGGCATGCGCCAGCTCGGCATCCGCCTGAAGCTGAACCCGCTCCCCTCCGTTATAAAAGGCCAGCGCGTCGTTGTCGTGGACGACTCGATAGTCCGGGGTAACACCTCCCGCAAGCTTGTCGAGCTTCTCTACGAGGCGGGGGCGGAGGAGGTCCACCTGCGCGTATCGTCGCCGCCGGTTACGGGGCCGTGCTACTACGGCATAGACATGGACAGCCCGGATCAACTCATCGGCGCGAAGTATTCCGTGGAGGAGATCCGGGAGCAGATAGGCGCTACGAGCCTCGCCTATATCTCCGTTGATGCGATGGTCGCGGCGACGATGCAGCCGAAGGCGAACCTCTGCCGCGCCTGCTTTGACGGTGAGTACCCTACGAGGGGAACGACACGCAAGTTCGGGCTGGAGAACGCCGAATACTGCGCAACCTTGGCGGACAAGTAG
- the purC gene encoding phosphoribosylaminoimidazolesuccinocarboxamide synthase encodes MADQTDNLLYEGKAKRVFTTDDAKVLLHTYKDDATAFNAKKRGSWEGKGKTNATMSAALFSYLEANGVPTHFIEQVDDTTIKTKYLTMLPVEIVVRNLATGSIKRMLDFEEGRKFKAPIVELCYKDDSLDDPLVNWYHLRELGVSDEDLEFCEELGLKVNSVLAPFFDERGIILVDFKIEVGKDESGQAMLADEISPDTCRFWDKETNEKLDKDRFRNDMGGVEDAYAEMLRRVTAS; translated from the coding sequence ATGGCGGATCAGACAGACAACCTGCTCTACGAAGGCAAGGCGAAAAGGGTCTTTACGACCGATGACGCAAAAGTATTGCTACATACATACAAGGATGATGCGACGGCGTTCAACGCAAAGAAGCGCGGAAGCTGGGAGGGCAAGGGCAAAACAAACGCGACGATGAGCGCGGCGCTCTTCTCGTACCTGGAGGCGAACGGGGTGCCGACGCACTTTATCGAGCAGGTGGACGACACGACCATCAAGACCAAGTACCTGACGATGCTACCCGTTGAGATCGTGGTCAGGAACCTTGCGACGGGTTCCATAAAGCGGATGCTCGACTTCGAGGAGGGGCGGAAGTTCAAGGCCCCGATCGTCGAGCTCTGCTACAAGGACGACTCGCTCGACGACCCGCTCGTCAACTGGTACCACCTGCGCGAGCTCGGCGTCTCGGACGAAGACCTCGAGTTCTGCGAGGAGCTCGGGCTGAAGGTCAACTCCGTGCTCGCGCCGTTCTTCGACGAGCGGGGGATCATCCTCGTGGACTTCAAGATCGAGGTCGGAAAAGACGAGAGCGGACAGGCGATGCTCGCCGATGAGATCAGCCCGGACACGTGCCGGTTCTGGGATAAGGAGACAAACGAGAAGCTCGACAAGGACCGCTTCAGAAACGATATGGGCGGGGTCGAGGACGCGTACGCGGAGATGCTAAGGAGGGTCACGGCGTCTTGA
- the purD gene encoding phosphoribosylamine--glycine ligase has product MRVLVVGGGGREHALVEAIAASHLEPEVFCAPGNPGIARIAEVVDIPVDDLVALRDFAVSRSIDLTVVGPEIPLINGISECFWEEGLQVFGPSRAAARIEGSKVFSKEMMRHAGVPTAEFEVFDREDRALDYLHRRNEFPIVLKADGVASGKGVTVAKTPEEAESAVREVFGGRFGAAGERILIEECLVGREASIFVVTDGENILPFLPAQDYKRIGDGDEGPNTGGMGAYSPLLWMEPATYGQIVEEIIRPTLHQLALIGAPYTGLLYAGVMVTEDGPKALEFNCRFGDPETQAILPRLGSDLLELMVATSDGTLAGREISWSSDKAVCVVLASEGYPESSHSGDEISGLGDLPAGVYVYHAGTSERDGRFYTNGGRVLNIIGTGPNVLEARARAYAAVESIHFEGMQYRTDIALEAIELEEI; this is encoded by the coding sequence GTGCGCGTCCTCGTGGTCGGCGGCGGCGGCCGTGAACACGCCCTGGTCGAGGCGATAGCAGCGTCGCATCTGGAGCCGGAGGTTTTCTGCGCGCCCGGAAACCCGGGGATAGCCAGGATCGCGGAGGTCGTGGATATTCCGGTGGACGACCTTGTCGCGCTGCGGGACTTCGCCGTTTCGCGGAGCATAGACCTGACCGTGGTCGGCCCCGAGATTCCGCTTATAAACGGCATCTCGGAGTGCTTCTGGGAGGAGGGCCTTCAGGTTTTCGGGCCGTCGCGGGCGGCGGCGAGGATCGAGGGCTCGAAGGTCTTTTCCAAGGAGATGATGCGCCACGCGGGCGTTCCGACGGCGGAGTTCGAGGTCTTTGACCGGGAGGACCGCGCCCTGGACTATCTGCACCGCAGAAACGAGTTTCCGATCGTCCTGAAGGCCGACGGCGTCGCTTCGGGCAAGGGCGTTACGGTAGCGAAGACGCCGGAGGAGGCGGAGTCGGCGGTCCGGGAGGTTTTCGGGGGGCGGTTCGGGGCGGCGGGGGAGCGCATCCTTATAGAGGAGTGCCTTGTCGGGCGCGAAGCGTCTATCTTTGTCGTGACGGACGGGGAGAACATCCTGCCGTTTCTTCCTGCGCAGGACTACAAGCGCATCGGCGACGGCGACGAGGGGCCGAACACGGGCGGGATGGGGGCGTACTCGCCGCTTCTGTGGATGGAGCCCGCAACCTACGGACAGATAGTGGAGGAGATCATCCGCCCGACCCTGCACCAGCTGGCCCTGATCGGCGCCCCCTACACCGGGCTGCTCTACGCCGGGGTGATGGTCACCGAGGACGGCCCGAAGGCCCTTGAGTTCAACTGCCGCTTCGGCGACCCGGAGACGCAGGCGATACTGCCGCGCCTCGGGAGCGACCTGCTCGAGCTCATGGTCGCGACCAGCGACGGGACCCTCGCCGGGCGGGAGATTTCGTGGTCGTCGGACAAGGCGGTCTGCGTCGTGCTGGCGTCGGAGGGTTACCCGGAGTCTTCTCACTCGGGGGATGAGATCAGCGGCCTCGGAGACCTGCCGGCGGGCGTGTACGTGTATCACGCCGGTACAAGCGAGCGGGACGGCAGGTTCTACACGAACGGCGGGCGCGTCCTGAACATCATCGGGACGGGTCCGAACGTTCTCGAGGCGCGGGCGCGGGCCTACGCCGCCGTCGAGTCCATCCACTTCGAGGGGATGCAGTACCGGACGGATATTGCTTTGGAAGCTATAGAGTTGGAGGAGATCTAG
- a CDS encoding GNAT family N-acetyltransferase has translation MSEAAPRTLAPCLRRYRPEDKEAVISLHFRALEEVGAYAEELADYLDRDLDDVEGCYLSNGGEFLVGTLDGEVVAMGALRRVSDREAELKRMRVEPGCQRRGFGRMLLARLEERAAELGISTLELDTTAGQTGARRLYEGAGYVFAGTGVIGSFECLFYRKTLA, from the coding sequence GTGTCCGAAGCAGCGCCGAGAACGCTGGCGCCCTGTCTTCGTCGCTACCGCCCCGAAGACAAGGAAGCGGTCATCTCCCTCCATTTCCGCGCCCTTGAAGAAGTAGGGGCCTACGCCGAAGAACTCGCGGACTACCTCGACCGCGACCTCGACGACGTCGAGGGTTGCTATCTGTCGAACGGCGGGGAGTTTCTTGTCGGGACGCTGGACGGTGAGGTCGTCGCGATGGGCGCGCTGCGCCGCGTCTCCGACCGCGAAGCCGAGCTCAAGCGCATGCGGGTCGAGCCGGGGTGTCAAAGGCGCGGCTTCGGACGGATGCTGCTGGCGAGGCTCGAAGAACGCGCCGCAGAACTCGGGATATCCACCCTCGAACTCGATACGACGGCGGGGCAGACCGGGGCGCGGCGGTTGTACGAAGGCGCGGGGTATGTGTTCGCCGGAACGGGCGTTATCGGCTCGTTCGAGTGTCTTTTCTACAGAAAGACGCTCGCGTGA
- a CDS encoding cupin domain-containing protein, translating into MQKVNVGEKLSLFRETWTPKVVGALNGQHVKVAKLLGEFVWHHHEDEDELFLVVKGKLDIEFRDREAMKLGEGEFVVVPRGVEHRPVAKEEAHVLLFEPDSTLNTGNVRDRLTIDSPDKL; encoded by the coding sequence ATCCAGAAGGTCAACGTCGGGGAGAAGCTCTCGCTCTTCCGGGAGACGTGGACCCCGAAGGTCGTGGGCGCGCTGAACGGGCAGCACGTCAAGGTGGCGAAGCTCCTCGGTGAGTTTGTCTGGCATCACCACGAGGATGAGGACGAGTTGTTTCTCGTGGTGAAGGGGAAGCTCGACATCGAGTTCCGGGACCGGGAGGCCATGAAGCTCGGTGAGGGGGAGTTCGTGGTCGTGCCTCGCGGGGTGGAGCATCGTCCGGTGGCGAAGGAAGAGGCGCACGTGCTTCTCTTCGAGCCGGACTCGACCCTTAACACCGGGAACGTGCGGGATAGACTAACGATAGATTCGCCGGATAAGCTATAG
- the purE gene encoding 5-(carboxyamino)imidazole ribonucleotide mutase, translated as MSESAPLVGILVGSKSDLPVMEKCTAKLEELGVAHELHVKSAHRNPEDVAEYVGTAKERGLKVIICAAGMAAHLAGAVAGRTDLPVIGIPIAAGNLNGLDALLATVQMPSGVPVATVAINGSTNAAVLAAQILALSDEGIAGRLG; from the coding sequence ATGAGCGAGAGCGCACCACTGGTCGGGATACTCGTCGGGAGCAAGTCCGACTTGCCCGTGATGGAGAAATGTACCGCGAAGCTCGAAGAACTGGGCGTAGCGCACGAGTTGCACGTGAAATCGGCCCACCGAAACCCGGAGGACGTGGCGGAGTACGTCGGGACGGCCAAAGAGCGCGGCCTGAAGGTCATCATCTGCGCCGCCGGGATGGCCGCGCACCTCGCCGGGGCGGTCGCCGGACGAACAGACCTGCCGGTTATCGGCATCCCGATAGCAGCCGGAAACCTGAACGGCCTCGACGCGCTGCTGGCTACGGTCCAGATGCCGTCGGGCGTCCCGGTCGCCACGGTGGCCATAAACGGCTCGACGAACGCGGCGGTGCTTGCGGCTCAGATCCTCGCCCTGTCGGACGAGGGTATCGCCGGGAGGCTCGGCTAG
- the purB gene encoding adenylosuccinate lyase translates to MIDRYTLPEIGDLWTDEARYRGWLRVEIAVCRARAKLNEIPSSEVEELARKADFTVERIKEIEEETNHDVIAFVSTVAEHVDSPVSRHFHFGLTSSDVLDTAGALQLRDSLDLIVRDTEAMTLLLAEMSLEHRDTVMVGRTHGVHAEPTTLGHKIAVWAFEMERNLERLRRAREAVSVGKISGAVGSYGNVDPEVERLTCESLGLTPAFASTQIVQRDRHAEVLSAIAILGSTMEKIALEIRGAQRTEVRELAEPFGRGQKGSSAMPHKRNPILTERLCGMARVLRANTVVGFEDNALWQERDISHSSAERVVLPDSTILAFYMLRQTRRVLEGLQVDKEKMQENMNSGGGIVFSGRVLLALVEAGMSRDDAYAVVQGAAMQAWAGEGGFRELLEEREEVREHLGHDLDGYFDPSYAIRNLGVIFDRVEQLQGRLA, encoded by the coding sequence TTGATAGACCGCTACACTTTGCCGGAGATAGGCGACCTCTGGACGGATGAAGCCAGGTACCGGGGCTGGCTCAGGGTCGAGATCGCGGTCTGCCGCGCCCGCGCGAAACTGAACGAGATCCCCTCCTCCGAAGTCGAGGAACTCGCCCGAAAAGCCGACTTTACCGTAGAGCGGATAAAGGAAATAGAAGAAGAAACGAACCACGACGTCATCGCCTTTGTCTCCACCGTCGCCGAGCACGTGGACAGCCCCGTGAGCCGCCACTTCCACTTCGGCCTGACTTCCTCCGATGTGCTGGATACGGCCGGCGCGCTCCAGCTACGCGATTCGCTCGACCTCATCGTCCGCGATACAGAGGCGATGACCCTGCTGCTCGCGGAGATGTCCCTTGAACACCGCGACACGGTGATGGTCGGCAGGACGCACGGCGTTCACGCCGAACCCACGACGCTCGGGCACAAGATAGCGGTCTGGGCCTTTGAGATGGAGCGGAACCTGGAGCGTCTGAGACGAGCGCGCGAAGCCGTGTCCGTCGGGAAGATCAGCGGCGCGGTCGGCTCCTACGGGAACGTCGACCCCGAGGTGGAGCGGCTGACCTGCGAGTCGCTCGGTCTTACCCCGGCCTTTGCCTCGACCCAGATAGTCCAGCGCGACCGGCACGCCGAAGTCCTCTCGGCGATCGCCATACTCGGCTCGACGATGGAGAAAATAGCCCTTGAGATACGCGGCGCACAGCGAACCGAAGTCCGCGAACTCGCCGAACCTTTCGGTCGCGGCCAGAAGGGCTCCTCCGCGATGCCTCACAAACGAAACCCGATCCTCACGGAACGCCTCTGCGGCATGGCCCGCGTCCTGCGGGCAAACACCGTGGTCGGCTTCGAGGACAACGCCCTCTGGCAGGAGCGCGACATAAGCCACTCCTCCGCGGAGAGGGTCGTGCTGCCGGACTCGACGATCCTCGCCTTCTACATGCTCCGCCAGACGAGGCGCGTCCTTGAAGGCCTGCAGGTGGATAAAGAGAAGATGCAGGAGAACATGAACTCCGGCGGCGGCATCGTGTTTTCCGGTCGGGTGCTGCTCGCGCTCGTCGAGGCCGGGATGAGCCGCGATGATGCGTACGCGGTCGTTCAGGGGGCGGCGATGCAGGCGTGGGCCGGAGAGGGCGGGTTCCGCGAACTTCTTGAAGAACGCGAAGAAGTCCGGGAACACCTCGGACACGACCTCGACGGATACTTCGACCCGTCGTACGCAATCAGAAACCTCGGCGTTATATTCGACCGGGTAGAACAACTACAAGGGAGGCTCGCTTAA
- a CDS encoding Uma2 family endonuclease: MLPAEIPRRHFDVDEYHRMLEVGLLTENDRVELIRGELVDMNPIGVAHMSVVTNLTHLLVSKASKRGLMVSVRNPVRFDRDSEPEPDIALIASGPRTELPSPDDTFLIIEVSDFTLDYDRDVKLPLYAGACIQEIWIVNLQARNIEVHAHPELDTYREKRTFGRGEGTVSATLDTLTIPVDEVLL, encoded by the coding sequence ATGCTGCCCGCTGAGATCCCCCGCCGACACTTCGACGTAGACGAGTATCACAGGATGCTCGAAGTCGGCCTGCTCACCGAAAATGACCGGGTGGAACTTATCCGGGGGGAGTTGGTGGACATGAACCCGATCGGCGTAGCCCACATGAGCGTCGTGACCAACCTGACCCACCTGCTCGTTTCCAAAGCGTCGAAACGAGGTCTGATGGTCAGCGTCCGGAACCCTGTTCGATTCGATAGAGACAGCGAACCCGAGCCCGACATCGCGCTCATCGCTAGCGGGCCGCGCACCGAGCTGCCGTCACCGGACGACACGTTCCTTATCATCGAAGTCTCCGATTTCACGCTCGACTACGACCGGGACGTAAAGCTTCCGCTCTACGCCGGGGCGTGTATCCAGGAGATCTGGATCGTCAACCTCCAGGCCCGGAACATCGAGGTCCATGCACACCCCGAACTCGACACCTACCGCGAGAAAAGGACTTTCGGACGCGGCGAGGGTACGGTCTCCGCGACGCTCGACACGCTGACCATACCGGTGGACGAGGTGCTCCTGTGA
- the purS gene encoding phosphoribosylformylglycinamidine synthase subunit PurS → MKVRVLVRPKPGILDPQGEAVKGALPALGFTGVETVHVGRLIELEVERDDEIDAMCRRLLANPTTEEYEWEVVG, encoded by the coding sequence TTGAAGGTCCGAGTCCTCGTCAGGCCGAAGCCCGGCATCCTGGACCCGCAGGGCGAGGCCGTGAAGGGGGCATTGCCCGCGCTCGGCTTCACGGGCGTAGAGACGGTGCACGTCGGGCGGCTCATCGAGCTTGAGGTCGAGCGAGATGACGAGATAGACGCGATGTGCCGTAGGCTGCTCGCAAACCCGACGACCGAAGAGTACGAGTGGGAGGTCGTCGGTTGA